A genome region from Trichosurus vulpecula isolate mTriVul1 chromosome 5, mTriVul1.pri, whole genome shotgun sequence includes the following:
- the NFAM1 gene encoding NFAT activation molecule 1 isoform X3 produces the protein MAFRFLGLILLPWTLQPAGAQQLTQLGDPILVTLAGHHLPLTCEVSYPYTPAFKEYKFSYYHIDLQVRQSPPISANCNKAPGVENKTHTEICSFTLTSLHNASATGTYYCQVEWPTRKEKGEGTFILVRDAGYKEPPEGSKKLLLFTFTGLLAMLSILETGLLIWKAKKWRMSAKKILHQKDPGPAGCSADPKPDQAGSIYTKKKLRLREVKSLRILRQPLTPRDRSKLQLFFSMV, from the exons GAGCCCAGCAATTGACACAGCTTGGAGACCCCATCCTGGTGACCTTGGCCGGCCATCACCTTCCCTTGACTTGTGAGGTCAGCTACCCCTACACTCCGGCCTTCAAGGAGTATAAGTTCAGTTACTATCACATTGACCTCCAGGTCAGGCAGAGCCCCCCCATCTCGGCCAACTGCAATAAGGCCCCGGGAGTTGAGAACAAGACCCACACTGAGATCTGCTCGTTCACCCTGACGTCTCTGCACAATGCTTCAGCTACGGGCACCTATTACTGCCAGGTGGAGTGGCCCACCCGCAAAGAGAAGGGCGAGGGGACCTTTATCCTGGTCCGAG ATGCTGGATATAAAGAACCCCCGGAGGGCTCCAAGAAGCTTCTCCTCTTCACTTTCACCGGCCTCCTGGCCATGCTGAGCATCCTGGAAACAGGCCTGCTGATCTGGAAGGCAAAG AAATGGAGGATGTCTGCCAAGAAGATCCTACATCAGAAAGACCCAGGCCCAGCTGGGTGCTCAGCAGACCCCAAGCCTGATCAGGCAGGATCCATATACACT aaaaagaaactgaggctcagagaagttaaatcactTAGAATCTTGAGGCAGCCATTAACCCCAAGGGACCGATCCAAACTCCAGCTGTTCTTCTCGATGGTTTAG